The Morganella morganii sequence CGCCGTCTGCGGGAAAATCCGCTGACATCCCGCTGAGTTTATTTATATATAAAGAAGAAAAAAGCCGGTCAGTAATGACCGGCTTTGTGTTATGTGCTGTCAGCTGACCGGACGGAAATCCGGCCCGCTGAAGCAGCGTGTCGCCCGGCCGCGCTCGATCTGGTGATGTGACCGGTGGCGCTCGCCGTTCAGTGATGCGGACTGCTGTTGCTGATATTGGCTCAGATGCCATTCAATCAGGCGGCAGGCCAGTTTTTTGTTGGCGTGCTGGCTGCGTTCAGACTGCACTTTAACCGAGATACCGGTGGCAATGTGCGTGGCACGGACAGCGGATTCTGTCTTATTCACATGCTGGCCGCCCGGCCCCTGTGATTTCAGACGTTCAAAGACAATCTCACTGTCTGATACTGCCTGCGGTGCAGTAAAACGACGGATGCCGATAAACCAGTTTTTACGCCGGTGTTTCGGGCGGAGCGGGCTGGCACACTGCCACTGCAATGTCCCGCACCAGCGATCCGCCAGAGCATCCGCATGTTCTCCGTCCAGTGACAGCAGGGCGGAATGCAGGCCGTGCTGTGACGGCATTTCCTCCGCAAAGATCACTGTGACCGACGACTGTGCAGCCTCCTGCAAAAAGAGGCGCAGCGCGTGCTTCACCGCCAGACAGCACTCTTCCGGGCCGTGAGCGGCAGAAAACTGTAATAACATCAGCAGCACTCCCCGCTCGTTTTGTAGGTCAGCAACGGTTTCAGCCGCGCCACCACGGTAATCAGCCCGGCACCTGACAGGCTTTCAATCACAGTCTCAATGGATTTATAGGACTGCGGTGCTTCCTCATAAATCAGCTGCTTATTAGCGCAGATCACCCGGCTGCCGAGATCGGTACGGGATAACTGCGCCGGGGTATAGCGGTGAGAAAGGCGTCCTTTGCACTCGGTGCGCATCCATTTACGTCCCGCGCCGTGCGCGAGAGAGTAAAGGCTGTCAGCGGTTGCATGTGGTTTCACCAGATAACTGTAATCACCGCGTGAGCCGGGGATCACCACATAATCATGATCCACCGGGGTTGCCCCTTTCCGGTGCAGCCAGCCGTTACGGCCGTTCACCGTGCAGGCTTCCACCAGGTTGTGATTGATATCGAGTATTGCCTCACCGTTGGTACGCAACTGCTGCATCATCCGCAGTGCAATCAGCGCCCGGTTGTGCTGTGCAAAATCCAGCGCCTGCTGATGTGCTGCCAGATATTCCGCCGCTTCCGGCGTGTTCTCTGTCAGCCCGTCGTGGCTGAACTGCTCAACATGATGACGCAGAACCATCTGCCCCAGCCCGCGTGAACCGCTGTGAACCAGCAGTATCACACGCTGTTTATCCAGCCCGGACGCGGCAAACAGGCCGTCATCACAGACCTTATCGATTTGCTGAAACTCAGCAAAATGATTCCCGCCGCCGACAGAAGACAGAGAAGCGGCAAACGGATGTGATGCGAAGTGATCGCTCACATGCTCTGCCAGCCAGTCTGCGTCCGCATGGTCATGCATGCTGCGCAGTTGCTTTTCAGCTTTGTCCGCGTTGAGTTTGCTGACTTTCAGCTCAGTCTGATACAGCGCCATACCGCAGCCGATGTCGTTACCGACCAGCGCGGGATAAAAACGGCCTTCAGAGAAAAATGCCGCACCCACCGGATAGCCTCTGCCGGGATGCAGATCCGGCATACCGGCAACAGCCGTCATACCCGGTAATTGTGCGGTGGTGATCAGTTGTTGGATCGCGTTACTTTCGATCCACGTCGCATCCGAGGCGATATAAGAGACGCCCGGCGCGACAAAATGCATATAATTGCCCATAATCCATTCCGGAAAATAGTGAAAATTTGGGTTTATGGCGGGCAGTCAGGAAGAAACAGAGAGGTAACAGGGACGGGTAATACGGGGAAATAACGCTGTAATACCGGTGTGATAATCAGTTCTGCAAGAGCCCGCAAAGAGTGCACAGTAATGTTGTCATATGAACCTCCTTACGTTCTGAAAGTGATTGTCAGCACGCATCGCGTGCCGGAATGGTGCGGATAGTAGAGTGAGGCGGATAAAAAATCAACCTGTGTTTTGTTTTTTCAGAGAGCAGTACGGCGACATTTTCAGCATAAACCGTTGTTTATGTGATTTGAATCTCATTTTTATGTAATTGATTCATCGTCATGTATCAATGAAGTGATAATAATCACTAAATTTTGTGTGGTGACACGTTACAGTGTCCTCAATAATCATTTTTTTCGCTAAGGAGTTCAGGATGGCTGATGTATTTCATTTAGGTTTGACTAAAGCAGATTTACAGGGTGCGACGCTGGCTATCGTACCGGGCGATCCGAACCGGGTCGAAAAAATTGCCCGCCTGATGGATAATCCTGTTCATCTCGCGTCTCTGCGTGAATTCACCTCATGGCGCGGCGAACTGGACGGCAAAGCAGTAATCGTCTGTTCAACCGGTATCGGCGGCCCGTCCACCTCTATCGCGGTGGAAGAACTGGCACAGCTGGGGATCCGCACGTTCCTGCGTATCGGTACCACCGGTGCGATTCAGGAAAACATTAATGTCGGTGATGTCCTTGTGACCACGGCGGCTGTGCGCCTGGATGGTGCAAGCCTGCATTTCGCACCGATGGAATTCCCGGCCGTGGCTGACTTTGAATGCACCACCGCGCTGGTCAATGCGGCGAAAGCAGCCAAAGCAACAGTTCATATTGGTGTGACCGCTTCTTCTGATACTTTCTATCCGGGCCAGGAGCGTTATGATACCTTCAGCGGCCGTGTGACCCGCCGGTTCAAAGGATCAATGAAAGAGTGGCAGGAAATGGGCGTGATGAACTTTGAAATGGAATCCGCCACACTGCTGACCATGTGTGCCAGCCAGGGGCTGCGTGCCGGGATGGTTGCGGGCGTTATCGTTAACCGCACCCAGCAGGAAATTCCTGATGAAGCGAAGATGAAGAAAACCGAATCCAATACCCTGGATATTGTGGTGGAAGCCGCCCGTCATCTCATCTGATCGTCACCGGTTTCATGAATCAAGCCGTATCGCCGGGTTTTCCGGTGATGCGGCTTTTTTTTAATCATTCATTCTGTAAATCTGATACAGTGATCGTGCCGAACATACTGATAATAATGATAAAGAGGTATCAATGACCAGACAGCCATTACCGCATCCTTCTGTATTGCCGCTCGACGGCGGGATCAATTTTCGTGACCTGGGAAACAAAGTGCTGCCGGACGGCAGTAAAATCAAACCCGGCCTGCTGTTCCGTGCCGGGGCGCTGGATCGCCTGAGCGACAACGACTTAACCCGCCTGACAGAGCAGAATCTGTTTCAGATCCTGGATTACCGCGACAGCGGCGAAATTGCTGATAAACCGGATCGTCTCTGGAATGGCGCGCTGTACACGAACGCACCGGCAAATCCGATGTCAAAGGAAGTGGATGCTAACCTTGAGAAACTCGGCAATGAAGCGCTGACGGGGTTTGATCCGAAAGCTTTTATGCTGCGCCTCTATGAACTGCTGCCGCTGGGCAACCCTGCGTATCATGCACTCGGCGATATGCTGCGCAACCCGGAAAAAGGCGGCATTGTGCAGCACTGTGCGGTCGGTAAAGACCGGACCGGTGTGGGTTCGGCACTGGTGCTGTTTGCACTCGGCGCGGATACCGATATGGTGATGGAAGATTACCTGCTGACCAATGACACGCTGGCACCTTACCGCCATGAACTGCTGGCGGAACACGCGAAAACCATGCCGGAAGCGGTGGTGGAGAAATTCGCCTATGTTTACTCCGTACAGCCTGATTTCCTGAATACCGCACTGAAAAGTATTCACTCTCATTATGGCAGTATTGATACCTGGCTGGCGAAAGATATCGGGCTGACAACAGCAGTCCGCGACAAAATCCGCAACCATTTCCTTGAGTAATATCAGACAATAAGGGGGATTTTCTGGCACCGGCAGATATTATCACCACCGTTACCGCATTTGTCCGTGAACATGAGATCTGGGCATTGCCGATCGTTTTCGTGCTGGCATTCGGTGAATCTCTCGCATTCCTTTCCCTGTTGTTTCCGGCAACAGTGATTCTGCTCGGAGTCGGGGCGCTGATCGGGGAGGGAGGGCTGAATTTTCTGCCGGTCTTCCTCGCGGCGGCCACCGGTGGCTTTTTCGGCGACTGGATCTCCTATTACATCGGCTACTACTACAAGGATAATGTCCGTCATATGTGGCCGATTTCCCGCTCCCCGCAAACCCTGGTCAGAGGACATCAGTTCTTTGAAAAATGGGGAATATGGGGTGTCTTTTTCGGGCGCTTCTTCGGGCCGTTCCGTGCGGTGGTACCGCTGGTGGCGGGGATCTGTGCAATGCCGCAGCGTCATTTTCAGCTGGCGAACCTGTCTTCTGCCGTGATCTGGGCATTCGGCCTGCTGGCCCCCGGCGCGTTCGGGCTGAAATGGATGGCTGGGCTGATGGGCGGATAGCGCCGCATTTTCACCGGATTACATTGATTTTTGCGTGGCGCGCCGAAAAAAACGGCGGACAGCAAAAAGACAGTGGACATCTGTACAGTGCTATTTTACCGTAAGCGGCGTAAGTGACTCGCGGAGGAGACGGCCATCGTGGATATTCAGTGGCTTTATGGTTTTATCGGCATTCTGAGCGGTATTCTGCTGGGCGGCGGTGTGGTCTGGTTCAGCCTGCAACAGCGGCTGGCGGACAAAAACCGGCTGTTACAGGATAATATTGCGCAACTGGCTCTGCTGGATGAAACCCGGCGTCAGGCTGCATACTGGCAGCAGGCCAGGGAGCAGAGTGAACAGTCACTGGAAAATGCCCGTCATATCAGTGCACAACAGGAAGCGGAAATCCGTGAGCTGACCACCCGGCTGGAAGAAAGCCGCCTGGCCGCCGAAGAAAAACAGCGGTTGCTGCTTAACAGTGAGCAGCGCCTGAATACTCAGTTTGAAAACCTGGCCGCCCGTATTTTTGAACAGAGCGGCCGCCGGACAGATGAACTCAACCGCCAGAGCCTGTCCATGCTGCTGCGCCCGTTCCGTGAACAGCTGGATAACTTTAACCGGCAGGTGCAGGAAAGTTACAGCCAGGAAAGCCGCGAGCGCCACACTCTGACACATGAAATTCAGCGCCTGCAGCAGCTCAATCTGCGGATGGCGCAGGAAGCCGTCAATCTCACCAATGCCCTGAAAGGCGACAACAAAATGCAGGGGAGCTGGGGGGAAACTATTCTTGCCCGTATCCTGGAAGCCTCCGGTCTGCGCGAGGGGCATGAATTCGCCACTCAGGTCAGTCTGAAAAATGAACAGCAAAGCCGTTATCAGCCCGATGTGGTGATTTACCTGCCGCAGAACAAACAGGTGATTGTGGATGCCAAAGTGTCGCTGGTGGCCTACGAGCGTTACTTCAACAGTGACACCCCGGAAGCCCGGCAGACGGCACTGACGGAACACATCAACTCTGTGCGTCAGCACATCCGCGGCCTGAGCCGCAAAGAATATCAGGATCTCAGCGGGATTAACTCGCTGGATTATGTACTGATGTTTATCCCTGTCGAACCGGCATTTCTGGCGGCGGTCGGGCAGGAGAGTGTATTGCTGGATGAAGCCCTCAGAAGCAATATCATGCTGGTCAGCCCGTCCACACTGCTGGTGGCGCTGCGGACAATCGCCAATCTCTGGCGTTATGAACATCAGCATGAAAACAGTCAGGCAATTGCACAGCGTGCCGCCCGTCTCTATGACAAACTCCGCCTGTTTACCGAGGAAATGGACGGTATCGGCCAGGCGCTGGATAAAGCCCAGAATACCTATCACGGGGCGATGAAAAAACTGACCACCGGCCGGGGAAATCTGCTGTCACAGGCAGAAAGCTTCCGTGAGCTGGGCGTTGAGGTAAAACGCCCGCTGGATGAAATTCTGGTGCAGAAAGCCCGTCTCAGTGAACAGCAGGATACCGCTGCGGATGAACTGCCTGAGGAGCAGGCTAATTTCGCAGAACAACACAATGGGCATAGGGTTTTGCGGTAAAGGCTGATACACTTTTCCGATCACTAATTCATGCACACAGGCAAAACAGGCAAGAAGAGAATGGAAGAGCAATCCCGGGATACAATCGATTTTGGTTTTCGTACTGTTAACAGAAACGAAAAAGCAGGTATGGTGGCAAACGTCTTTCATTCTGTTGCCGCAAAATACGATCTGATGAATGACCTGATGTCTTTCGGCATCCATCGTGTCTGGAAACGTTTTACTATTGATGCCAGTGGTGTCCGCCGTGGTCAGCGGGTGCTGGATCTTGCCGGGGGAACCGGTGATTTCACTGCAAAATTCTCCCGTATGGTCGGCGAAAACGGTCAGGTGATCCTCGCGGATATCAACGATTCCATGCTGAAAATGGGCCGGGAAAAGCTGCGTAACCACGGGGTTGTCGGCAATGTGAATTATGTTCAGGCGAACGCCGAAGAACTGCCGTTCCCGGATGACTACTTCAACTGCATCATCATCTCTTTCGGGCTGCGCAATGTCACCGATAAAGACAAAGCACTCCGTTCCATGTTCCGTGTGTTAAAACCGGGCGGCCGCCTGCTGGTGCTGGAATTCTCCAAACCGGTGATTGAACCGCTGAGTAAAGTATATGACGCATACTCCTTCCACGTGTTGCCGCGTATCGGGCAGGCGGTTGTGAATGATGCGGACAGCTACCGCTATCTTGCCGAATCCATCCGCATGCATCCGGATCAGGAAACCCTGAAAGGCATGATGGAAAATGCCGGATTTGAGCATGTTTCCTACACCAATATGACCGGCGGCATTGTGGCGCTGCATAAAGGATTCAAATTCTGATATGGCTGATACGTTTGCAGAAAATATCCCGTCTCCTGTCAGTCCGCAGGCACTTTACCCTGTGGTTGCCGGATTTCTGGAAACGGTACTCAACCGGCTGTTGTACAGTGAAAATGTACTGAAACCGGCCCGCGCCCGTCTGACCGGCAAAACACTGACCCTCAGGCTGACAGAGCCGGATATGCAGTTCACGCTGATCTTCAGTGAAAAACAGCTGGATGTGATTTCCCGCTGGGAAGACCCGGCAGACTGTGTGCTGCAAACCCGTTTTCTCACGCTGCTGAAACTGAAAGACAAACAACAGCTTTCAGCTCTGATCCGGCAGGGTGATGTCATTATTGACGGCGATATGCAGGTCATTCAGCACTTTTCAGCACTGCTGGATATGGCGGAATGGGATCCGGCACATTATCTGGCACCGTATACCGGCGATATTGCCGCACAGACACTGACTCAGATTGCCGTAAAAGGCGGGCAGTTTATCCGTCGGGCGGTATGCCGTCAGCAGGAATATCTGACCGGCGCGCTCACCCGTGAGTGGGCACTTGCTCCTTCCGCGCTGGAAGCCGCTCATTTCTGTGATGAAGTTGCGGATGCTGCACAAACCGCAGATGAACTTGAGATGCGCCTCGCCCGTCTGGAAAAAAAAAAGCAGGAACCGGGTATGAGACCGAGTGAAATAAAACGCCTCTATTTTATCATCCGCACTCTCCTGAATTACGGGCTGGATGAACTGATCCCTAAAAACCGTCTGAGCTGGGCAATCCGTCTCTGGCGCCGTTCACTGTTCTGGATGCCGAACAAGCATAAAGACAAAGTGCTGGGTGAGCGTCTGCGTCTGGCTCTTCAGGAACTGGGGCCGGTGTGGATAAAGTTCGGTCAGATGCTCTCCACCCGCCGGGACTTGTTCCCGCCGGCCATTGCTGACCAGCTGGCACTGTTGCAGGATCGCGTTTCATCATTTGACGGCAATCTGGCAAAGAAAACCATTGAAGATGCCCTGGAAGGGCCGGTGGAAACCTGGTTTGATGATTTTGATATCACACCGCTGGCATCCGCCTCGATTGCTCAGGTGCACACTGCAGTTCTGAAAGAAAACGGGCAGGCGGTGGTACTGAAAGTGATCCGTCCGGATATTTTGCCGGTGATCCAGGCTGATATTCATCTGATGTACCGGCTGGCGAACATGGTTCCCCTGTTACCGGACGGCAGACGTCTGCGGCCGAAAGAGGTCGTTCGCGAGTATGAAAAAACACTGCTGGATGAGCTGAATCTGCAACGCGAAGCGGCTAATGCTATTCAGTTGCGGCGTAATTTTGAAAACAGCCCGATGCTCTATGTGCCGGAGGTTTATCCGGATCTCTGCCGTGAAAATGTGCTGATCATGGAGCGTATCTACGGCATTCCGGTTTCTGATATTGCGGCTCTGCATGAGCAGGGCACAAACATGAAACTGCTGGCCGAGCGTGGCGTGCAGGTCTTCTTCACGCAGGTTTTCCGTGACAGCTTCTTCCATGCGGATATGCATCCGGGCAATATTTTTGTCAGCCGTGAGCATCCGGACGATCCTCAGTATATCGGTATCGACTGCGGTATTGTCGGTTCACTGAATAAAGAAGATAAGCGCTATCTCGCGGAAAACTTTATTGCCTTCTTCAACCGTGATTACCGTAAAGTGGCTGAGCTGCATGTGGATTCCGGCTGGGTTCCGCCGGATACCAATGTGGAAGATTTTGAATTTGCTATCCGTACGGTGTGTGAACCGATTTTTGAAAAACCGCTGGCAGAAATCTCTTTCGGTCATGTGTTGCTGAACCTGTTCAATACCGCCCGGCGCTTTAATATGGAAGTTCAGCCGCAACTGGTTTTATTACAGAAAACCCTGCTGTATGTTGAGGGGCTCGGACGCCAGCTTTATCCGCAGCTGGATCTGTGGAAAACCGCGAAACCATTCCTTGAATCGTGGCTGAAAAGTCAGATTGGCGTGAAAGCCGTGATCCGTAGTATCAAAGAAAAAGCACCGTTCTGGGCGGAAAAACTACCGGAATTACCGGAACTGGTGTATGACAGTCTTAAACAGCAGCGCCGTCTTCAGTCCGGTGTTGAGCGGCTGGCAGAGCAGATGAAACAGCAGCAGGCTGCTCAGCGGAAAGCAAATTTCTCACTGGGTATCGGTGCGACATTGTTTGTCTGTGCGAGCTTATTCTATCTGGCCGGAGCACCGGTTGCACCCTGGGTTCTGATGTTTTTTGGTATACTTACCTGGGTAACAGGATGGTGGCAATCCGGTAAAATGAAGTAAAGATTGAGTTAAAGCAAGGTTTCAGCCTATGTCGTGTATTTCCGTATACGGCTGTGGTTGTATATAATGAAGTAAGTAGGTCCATATCAATTTGAGGTAAAACTAATGGCCGGTATTAATATTTGGCAATTGTTAATTATTGCTGTGATTGTTGTACTCCTGTTCGGAACAAACAAACTCCGTACTCTGGGATCTGATTTAGGTGCATCTATCAAAGGCTTTAAAAAAGCTATCGGTGATGAAGATCAGAACAAAGCAGATACAACAACAGCCGGAAAAGACGCGGATTTTGAACAAAAAAATATCGCAGAAAAGAAAGCTGATTCAGCTGAGCAGCCAGAGAATAAAAACAAAGAGCAGGTATAACCCGTGTTTGACATCGGTTTTGGTGAACTGATCTTAGTATTGGTTATCGGACTTGTGGTTCTGGGACCTGAACGCCTTCCGGTTGCTGTGAAAACAGTAGCCGGCTGGATCCGTGTGATGCGTTCAATGGCTGCCAATGTGCAGAATGAACTGACGCAGGAACTCAAACTTCAGGAATTGCAGGATAACCTGAAAAAGATGGAAGAGCAGGCCGGTAAAGCCATTTCACCTGAATTGAAGGCGTCGATGGATGAACTGAAAGAAGCAGCTGATACATTACGCCGCTCTTATCAGGAACCGGTGGATACACTGAAAAAGCAGCTCGACCCGGAAGCACTGGCCGATCAGGAACTTGAAATTCCGTCTGTCCGTCCGGCATCAGCCGGCACTCCGGCGTCGGAAAATCCGGCTCCGGCAGCACCATCTCCGGCCGTTGCTGAGGAAGCCCCTGTCCGGCCATCACCGGAAGTCAGTGATACAGAACCTGCACCGTCACCGGTAACCGTTGCTGCGTCAGATTCACAGAAACATTAATAGATTACGGTAAAAGTACGTTATGGCTGTTGAAGACACGCAACCGCTGATCACTCATTTAATCGAATTACGAAAACGCATTCTCAACAGCCTGATTGCAGTCTTTGTTGTGTTTGTTGCGCTGGCGTATTTCTCAAATGATATCTATCAGCTGGTATCCTCGCCGCTGGTGAGCAAACTGCCGCAGGGTTCGAACATGATCGCAACGGATGTTGCATCACCGTTCCTGGCGCCGATTAAGCTGACCATTATGGTCTCCATTTTTATTTCGGCACCGTACATCCTGTATCAGGTCTGGGCTTTTATTGCACCGGCGCTGTATAAGCATGAACGCCGGTTGTTAATGCCGCTGCTGTTTTTCAGCACCGTGCTGTTTTATATGGGGATGGCATTCGCGTATTTTGTTGTCTTCCCGCTGGCGTTTGGTTTCTTTACCTCGACAGCACCGCAGGATGTGGTCATTGCGACAGATATTAATAACTATCTCAGCTTTGTCATGGCGCTGTTTATGGCGTTTGGTATCTCCTTTGAGGTGCCGATTGCCATTATCCTGTTGTGCTGGAGTGGTGCGACGACTGT is a genomic window containing:
- the prfH gene encoding peptide chain release factor H — translated: MLLQFSAAHGPEECCLAVKHALRLFLQEAAQSSVTVIFAEEMPSQHGLHSALLSLDGEHADALADRWCGTLQWQCASPLRPKHRRKNWFIGIRRFTAPQAVSDSEIVFERLKSQGPGGQHVNKTESAVRATHIATGISVKVQSERSQHANKKLACRLIEWHLSQYQQQQSASLNGERHRSHHQIERGRATRCFSGPDFRPVS
- a CDS encoding RNA ligase RtcB family protein, producing MGNYMHFVAPGVSYIASDATWIESNAIQQLITTAQLPGMTAVAGMPDLHPGRGYPVGAAFFSEGRFYPALVGNDIGCGMALYQTELKVSKLNADKAEKQLRSMHDHADADWLAEHVSDHFASHPFAASLSSVGGGNHFAEFQQIDKVCDDGLFAASGLDKQRVILLVHSGSRGLGQMVLRHHVEQFSHDGLTENTPEAAEYLAAHQQALDFAQHNRALIALRMMQQLRTNGEAILDINHNLVEACTVNGRNGWLHRKGATPVDHDYVVIPGSRGDYSYLVKPHATADSLYSLAHGAGRKWMRTECKGRLSHRYTPAQLSRTDLGSRVICANKQLIYEEAPQSYKSIETVIESLSGAGLITVVARLKPLLTYKTSGECC
- the udp gene encoding uridine phosphorylase — encoded protein: MADVFHLGLTKADLQGATLAIVPGDPNRVEKIARLMDNPVHLASLREFTSWRGELDGKAVIVCSTGIGGPSTSIAVEELAQLGIRTFLRIGTTGAIQENINVGDVLVTTAAVRLDGASLHFAPMEFPAVADFECTTALVNAAKAAKATVHIGVTASSDTFYPGQERYDTFSGRVTRRFKGSMKEWQEMGVMNFEMESATLLTMCASQGLRAGMVAGVIVNRTQQEIPDEAKMKKTESNTLDIVVEAARHLI
- a CDS encoding tyrosine-protein phosphatase, with product MTRQPLPHPSVLPLDGGINFRDLGNKVLPDGSKIKPGLLFRAGALDRLSDNDLTRLTEQNLFQILDYRDSGEIADKPDRLWNGALYTNAPANPMSKEVDANLEKLGNEALTGFDPKAFMLRLYELLPLGNPAYHALGDMLRNPEKGGIVQHCAVGKDRTGVGSALVLFALGADTDMVMEDYLLTNDTLAPYRHELLAEHAKTMPEAVVEKFAYVYSVQPDFLNTALKSIHSHYGSIDTWLAKDIGLTTAVRDKIRNHFLE
- a CDS encoding DedA family protein; this encodes MAPADIITTVTAFVREHEIWALPIVFVLAFGESLAFLSLLFPATVILLGVGALIGEGGLNFLPVFLAAATGGFFGDWISYYIGYYYKDNVRHMWPISRSPQTLVRGHQFFEKWGIWGVFFGRFFGPFRAVVPLVAGICAMPQRHFQLANLSSAVIWAFGLLAPGAFGLKWMAGLMGG
- the rmuC gene encoding DNA recombination protein RmuC, giving the protein MDIQWLYGFIGILSGILLGGGVVWFSLQQRLADKNRLLQDNIAQLALLDETRRQAAYWQQAREQSEQSLENARHISAQQEAEIRELTTRLEESRLAAEEKQRLLLNSEQRLNTQFENLAARIFEQSGRRTDELNRQSLSMLLRPFREQLDNFNRQVQESYSQESRERHTLTHEIQRLQQLNLRMAQEAVNLTNALKGDNKMQGSWGETILARILEASGLREGHEFATQVSLKNEQQSRYQPDVVIYLPQNKQVIVDAKVSLVAYERYFNSDTPEARQTALTEHINSVRQHIRGLSRKEYQDLSGINSLDYVLMFIPVEPAFLAAVGQESVLLDEALRSNIMLVSPSTLLVALRTIANLWRYEHQHENSQAIAQRAARLYDKLRLFTEEMDGIGQALDKAQNTYHGAMKKLTTGRGNLLSQAESFRELGVEVKRPLDEILVQKARLSEQQDTAADELPEEQANFAEQHNGHRVLR
- the ubiE gene encoding bifunctional demethylmenaquinone methyltransferase/2-methoxy-6-polyprenyl-1,4-benzoquinol methylase UbiE encodes the protein MEEQSRDTIDFGFRTVNRNEKAGMVANVFHSVAAKYDLMNDLMSFGIHRVWKRFTIDASGVRRGQRVLDLAGGTGDFTAKFSRMVGENGQVILADINDSMLKMGREKLRNHGVVGNVNYVQANAEELPFPDDYFNCIIISFGLRNVTDKDKALRSMFRVLKPGGRLLVLEFSKPVIEPLSKVYDAYSFHVLPRIGQAVVNDADSYRYLAESIRMHPDQETLKGMMENAGFEHVSYTNMTGGIVALHKGFKF
- the ubiB gene encoding ubiquinone biosynthesis regulatory protein kinase UbiB, which gives rise to MRPSEIKRLYFIIRTLLNYGLDELIPKNRLSWAIRLWRRSLFWMPNKHKDKVLGERLRLALQELGPVWIKFGQMLSTRRDLFPPAIADQLALLQDRVSSFDGNLAKKTIEDALEGPVETWFDDFDITPLASASIAQVHTAVLKENGQAVVLKVIRPDILPVIQADIHLMYRLANMVPLLPDGRRLRPKEVVREYEKTLLDELNLQREAANAIQLRRNFENSPMLYVPEVYPDLCRENVLIMERIYGIPVSDIAALHEQGTNMKLLAERGVQVFFTQVFRDSFFHADMHPGNIFVSREHPDDPQYIGIDCGIVGSLNKEDKRYLAENFIAFFNRDYRKVAELHVDSGWVPPDTNVEDFEFAIRTVCEPIFEKPLAEISFGHVLLNLFNTARRFNMEVQPQLVLLQKTLLYVEGLGRQLYPQLDLWKTAKPFLESWLKSQIGVKAVIRSIKEKAPFWAEKLPELPELVYDSLKQQRRLQSGVERLAEQMKQQQAAQRKANFSLGIGATLFVCASLFYLAGAPVAPWVLMFFGILTWVTGWWQSGKMK
- the tatA gene encoding Sec-independent protein translocase subunit TatA, which translates into the protein MAGINIWQLLIIAVIVVLLFGTNKLRTLGSDLGASIKGFKKAIGDEDQNKADTTTAGKDADFEQKNIAEKKADSAEQPENKNKEQV
- the tatB gene encoding Sec-independent protein translocase protein TatB, giving the protein MFDIGFGELILVLVIGLVVLGPERLPVAVKTVAGWIRVMRSMAANVQNELTQELKLQELQDNLKKMEEQAGKAISPELKASMDELKEAADTLRRSYQEPVDTLKKQLDPEALADQELEIPSVRPASAGTPASENPAPAAPSPAVAEEAPVRPSPEVSDTEPAPSPVTVAASDSQKH
- the tatC gene encoding Sec-independent protein translocase subunit TatC encodes the protein MAVEDTQPLITHLIELRKRILNSLIAVFVVFVALAYFSNDIYQLVSSPLVSKLPQGSNMIATDVASPFLAPIKLTIMVSIFISAPYILYQVWAFIAPALYKHERRLLMPLLFFSTVLFYMGMAFAYFVVFPLAFGFFTSTAPQDVVIATDINNYLSFVMALFMAFGISFEVPIAIILLCWSGATTVASLKQKRPYILVGAFVVGMLLTPPDVFSQTLLAIPMYLLFEIGVFFARFYVPRSKAQPQDEEAEE